Genomic segment of Drosophila takahashii strain IR98-3 E-12201 chromosome X, DtakHiC1v2, whole genome shotgun sequence:
ttggtatttttatgatatgataaaatatcatgttgatatgtttgaatcttaaattttacataaatcatatgggcacttccaaaaaaaagtccaccaagccaaaaaccttgaaacttgaataaaacatatttccacatggttttgccccgatattagtttctaattagttggatactgagcttaactacaaatttcgagtatagtttgattatttttatgataaaccccaccaatatacgcaaaaatcagtttttggctatttttttgttattttttggacctgtcttctattgttaatttatcctataggaatgctaatatgtgacatttttctgtactgaatgcttcattcacatactaaactattaagttaaaagcaaaacatccagcaattgagagatagaggtaaagaaacccgctttacaaaacagtcggaaaaaatgtcccgagcgacatgtcccgagcgaatgtggttgaaactgcataaaaaaaaaacggcaaagaatttttgagtgaaaccaaaagcatttcacagcgacatgtttgaacaacattctaaaaaaaatcgcattcaaatattccatcagaattcgctaatttctggtgttgtatgaacttccccgaaatccacttctatttttgtcccgagcgaatacggcagttttttaccgatagcttaaaaactaaaagtggtacaaaatcaagatttttaccaaaaatagagcttgggaagagtgaaaagaaaagcccataattaaaattaaaatccattgtcttacaattttttttcaactttaaaggtgtgcaaatgtcccgagcgacattttggaagtgcccatatcggctttttatatatatgaaataaggtagaaatgatAACTTCAAACCTTTAGGTTACTAACATATacatgataaaatatcatgttgaaatgtttgaatcttaaatttgacataaatcatatcggctctttattgatatgaaataaggtagaaatgatAACTCAAAACCTTTAGGTTACTAACATATacatgataaaatatcatgttgatatgtttgaatcttaaatttgaaataaatctTATCGATATTGATatattattgatatgaaataaggtagaaaatCCCCTATTtcatattggttttttttctgtgtaacttcccttacaatttttaagttaaaaagcatAATGATAACTCCAAACATTTAGGTTACTAACATATGTGTATTTATTGACAATGAAATAAGGTTCGAATTCGCGGCGGTGGTTCGTCGGATCGTCTACTTCCACAGCTTCTTGATGGACATGTTCTTCTCCGAGTCCTTCTGCATAACCTTGGCCACGGCCATCTCGAAGTCCTCCTGGGTGACATGGACGCGGCGCTCGCGCAGCGCATACATGCCGGCCTCCGTGCAGACGCCCTTGACCTCGGCACCCGATGCGCCCGGCATCAGTTCGGCGATCTTGCGCAGATTGATGCCGCGCGTGAGGTTCATCTTGCGCGAGTGTATCTTCAGGATGTCCAGACGCGCCTCCTCGTTCGGTGGCGGGAACTCGATCTTGCGATCGATGCGCCCGGGACGCAGGAGAGCGGGATCCAGAATATCAATGCGATTGGTGGCCATGATCACCTTGATGTTCTTGGTGGCCTCGAAGCCGTCCAGCTGGTTGAGCAGCTCCAGCATGGTGCGCTGCACCTCGGAATCGCCGCCAGAACCAGACTCAATACGCGACGAGCCAATGGAATCGATTTCGTCCATGAAGATGATGGACGGCGCATGTTCGCGGGCCATCACAAAGAGTTCGCGGACCATGCGCGAGCCCTCGCCGATGAATTTCTGGACCAGCTCCGAGCCGGACACACGGATGAAGGTGCACTCGGTGTGATGGGCCACGGCCCTGGCCAGTAGCGTTTTTCCCGTGCCTGGCGGTCCGTAGAGCAGCACTCCCTTGGGCTGGGCAATGCCCAGAGCGTCGAACAGTTCGGGATGCTTCACCGGCAGCTCGATCACCTCCTTGATTTCCTTGATCTGCTTGTCCAGACCGCCAACCATTTCATATGTGGAATCGGGCACCTTTTCGACCATCATCAGCGAGACCAGCGGATCAACCTTATTCGGCAGAATCTTGTGCAGCGTGTAGCTCTCGTTGCGCAGCGCCACACGGCAATTGGGCGTCACATCGTTGATGTCGATGTTCTTGTCCAGATCCACGACAAACTTCCCCTCCGGATGCACCTTGACCAGCACCTTCTTCTTGTCCATCGGCTTCACCACCTCGCCCACGTAGCTGCCTTGTTcgtggagcagctgcagctcctcGCGCAGCATGCGAACTGCAAAGGGAGGGAATTATTAATATCGGATGCGTGTGCTACCATAATATAATGGGTTCTTAAGGATAAGGGGCTCCAATTTGGTATAGTTATGGAGTATTATATGAGATTGCATTATTTTATAATCTAAATATTGTATCCCATACTATTTCAGGGATCTAGAATACATAGTACACATGATATCTTCacaatttttggtatatggCCTTTAAAAGTCATAATAATCGCTAAAATCTTAGGCTATGTACCAATGCAGGGATTCTATAATACATAGTACATGAGGTATCTTCacaatttttggtatatggCCTTTAACAAAGATAATAAGCTATCATACCAAGTTTCGCTAAAATTTGTCGTCTATTTTCCATAGCTACCAAAGTAATATGGGACTTCCGGCAGCCTATAAACCCGCAATTACCTTTGGCATTCAGCTCATTGCGCTGCGCCTGCAGACGCCGCAGATTCTGGTGCTTCTCGGCCACAACCAGCTGCAGTTCCTCGATCTTCTGGATGTAATAGGAACGGAATCCCTCGCCTTTTTGGTAGGCCGACTCGATTTCCATCTGCGAAAAGCATTTAATTAGGTTCTCCGCGCCGAAATAACTGGGCGATTCTGTGTTACATACCCGATTCGTCACCGTCATTTTGCCTGCGACTCTTTGTTGCGCTTCAATTTGTTATTATTCGTGTTTGTTCAGGCAAATACTTCGAGTTAATTTTGCTTTTTCGTATGACTCGGCATTCTTTGATTATTTGTGGTGGCACATGCTGTTATCGCACTGTCATCGCACTAGCCAGCTATCGATATGAGAAAATAGCCGATTCGATTAAAATAGCTAGATACAGtttataaattcaaatgttgcatttgaatttttcttGACCTAAAGTTATTAaacaaagctaaaaaaaactgtttgaTTTCAGGTGACTATATTTAGGGAAAGTTAAAcagttgtttttaaaatagtctttaaaatagtttataaattagcaaacagaaaatttgttttccataTCAGCCAGAATCTGACAGggatcaattttttaatttgttaaaaattacaaataccCAGATTCTGATTTTTCGttacagaaaaaaatcaattaagaaaaatttcaaattagtaccaaaaatcaaaatcttgattttccacccaaaaaaatagtattttggtcataaaaattgaaataatgatccaaatatggaatgccatacctcgttgaactcgtaatgATCGTAATGATCGTAACAATCGCTTGGCATTTCaacctgaaaatttttaatttttgccatttttcgcaaaaaattatgatgtcaccccttatcaaaaatttgaaaattgggtcaaatatttatttttttaattcaggcAAAAAGTGCACTGTTATTAATTATGGGGTCGTAAGTTGACCAAAACAGTACTCCATTTTaatttgggaccatttttgcccaagttacatcaaaaaatcgattaggaaaaatttcaaattagtACCAAAAATCACAATCTTGGttttccacccaaaaaaatagtattttggtcaaaaaattgaaatattgatccaactTTATTTCAAGAGATCCCTTATCCAAATGAGTAGACGCATTCCATCAAAATGTGCTTTGAGAACAAAGTACTGTTTTGTGCTCAAGCAAACTAAATAATAGATTCAAAATCCTCTGCCGAACATCGTGTTTTAACACCTTTTCACCATCTATTTGGTGTGAGAGGTCAATATTTCTTTGGTTTTCTTATATACATACCTTGAAAGTGGAAAATGCCGGCCACCAAGGGCCTTTTGTTCAAGCGCTATATCCGAATCGAGCTGAATTTGTGGCGACGGACGCTCTTCGAGATCATCACCATGGTGATAATGGTCCTGGTGATCCTGCTAAATCCCATCGCCCACTCCAGAAGGCTTCTTTACACGAGCACCGAGAACGAGAATCAACAGAGCATCGTATCGCACAAGCTTCAGGATATAAGCATACTAACGTAAGTGAGATACCCAAAGATCTCAGGATCTGTTGGAGTTATAAACCCGAAAATTGGTATGTAGTCTTATATGATTTTCGAAATTCCGCAGACGAATGGCCGACTCGAAGCGAGAGAAGACCAAGTACAGCCTGGCCTACACGCCCAAAACGCCGTTCACCATGGACGTGGCCAGGAGCGTGGCCAAAACCCTGGAACTGAACTCCACCGTGGGCTATAGGATCGAGTCCGAGATGCAGGATCAGTTCGACGAACGAACCACCCTGGCGGGCATCGTATTCCATGGGGCCAGTCGTGGCGGTACTCCCCTAAAGCTATCCATTTCGATTCGCTTCCCCAGCGAGTTCCGTACCATCGCTCCGTTCCTCACCGAGGATCGCCTGTGGATAACCCGCTGCTCGGGTCGCATTAATCCCGGTCGCGATCAGGCCAAACACTATAAACAGCAGGATTTGTATATACGCGAGGGAttcctgcagctgcagcatcaGATCTTCATGGAGTGGTACCATCGATTGCGCGGCGACTTTGTCACCACCTATCCGGAACCCAATGTCGAGGTCTACAACATCCTGCTGAACGCCGCCGACGAGCCCTGCTCCGTGATGAGTATCGCCCACATGCCCACGTTCTTGTACAACTTTATCTACCTTCTGCCCTTCCTGAATATTATCAGGGTGAGTTTACCACatatcatattatatttacacTTGATCTCGGGATCTGTTTGCTTTGGAGTTACGAAATTTGGAATACACTTGTATTAACGAATATTAATacgtattttgaaaatattaatgcaTTACTAAatatcatattatatttacacTCATTGATCTCGGGATCTGTTTGCCTTAGAGTTGTGAAATTTGGAATACAAGTGTATTAAAGAATATTAATACGTATTTTGAAAAGGTTAATACATTTCTAAATAtcatattacatttacactcATTGATCTCGGGATCTGCTTGCCATAGAGTTGTGAAATTTGGAATACAATTGTATTAACGAATATTAATACGTATTTTGAAAAGATTAATACATTACCACatatcatattatatttacacTTATTGATCTCGGGATCTGCTTGCCTTAGAGTTGTGAAATTTGGTATACAAATGTATTAAAGAATATTAATACGTATTTTGAAAAGATTAATACATTACCGCATATCATAATACATTTACACTCATTGATCTCGGGATCTGTTTGCCTTAGAGCTGTGAAATTTGGAATACAAATGTATTAACGAATGTTAATAAGTAATATTTGGTGTCCTCCCCAGAACGTGGCTGCCCAGGTGGAGGATGGTGTGATGGTGCATCAGTGGCATTACGGTTACTCGTTTGGTCGGCAATGGGGCTTCAAGTTTATGGTGCTCTTCCTGAGAATGCTCATTTTGGGTGCTGTATTTGTAATAATGATTTTGGTAAGTTCTAACCACGTAGCCGTACCtaagtttatatttacttatgaATATATTAAGGCTTTCTGGGCGTTCGGTGGCCGGGACGGGGAGTTTTCCGGCTATGGAGCGATAGGCCTTATATGCTTCATCGTGGTCTATACCGTTGAGATCGTTATTACGGGAATGGTGGTGGCCAAACTATTTGCCAATCCCACCAACGCGGTCCTCTTCGCCCTGCTTTTGTGGCTCTTCATGTACGCGGCATTCTGTATCATTCTGGAACGCTACTGGGACATCCACAAGTACTATGTGTTCTTCATCCTGGTGGCCTTCTGCAACTGCCAGATGCACTTTAGCATGAGCCTGTTCCGGAACTGCATCGATAATCCGGACATTGTCCAAACGATTGATTTCGTAGTGCTCTTCACATCGGCCATTAGTTCGGCCCTGATTTACTTACTGATTTTGCTGGCTGTTCAGTGGCGAATGCCGGGCACATTTCTCAGTCGACGGATAGTGAACAATAGGCCGCGAAAGCAAAAGGATTCGGATGCCTCGATTATGTATTTGGGCAGAGCGCCGAGCTTTCAGAACTTTGAATTTGGGGATGTGGGCAGCGAGGAGCTGATGCGATTGCGTCATGTCAGCACCACACATCGCGACTCGGAGCGAAAGATCCTCAAGAACATATCGATGCGAATCTATCGCGGTGAGGTCTACGTCATACTGGGCCACATTGGTTCCGGCAAGCTCACGCTACTCAGAATTTTGGCCGGCTTGAAGTTCCCCCTGCGCGGCAGTGTATCCATTTTGGGACAGCCCTTTCAACCCTACGGTAAGTatagaaatattataatattttctaggGTTATATAACAGAAGAAGCTGCATTTTCTGCCTGACAGCGTACGTGAGCGTCGAAACGCTggcagcgcagcggcagagaaATTTATTGTTACATAACCTTAAATACCCAAAACAGGTGAAACCCGTCGCATGGTGGACTTCCGTTTCGATGAGCACGGACTCAACAAGCACTTGACCGTGGAGCAGACCATCGACTATCATGTTCGGTTAAAACTGGCGCCCAACGAAGCGGATCGCTACGAAATCGAGCGTCGCAAATGGTTGGCCATCCTCGATCAGCATGTCGAGAGTCGGCGAATACGCATTGGAAAGCTAAGTTCGGGCGCCATGAAACTGGTGGCCCTGTGTTGCTGTTTAGCCGGCGATACGAGGATCATAATCCTGGAGGAGCCGACCACCCAGCTGACGGGGCGGGAGGCGCAGGTCTTTTGGTCGATTGTCAATGCCGAGAAGGACAATCGGGCCTTCATCATAGCCACCTACAGTGTGGGCGAGGCGGAGCATGCCGCCGATCGCATCGGAATCCTCAGCCTGGGCGTCCTGGAGGCCAGTGGCACACCCTTCTTTCTGCGCGCCAAGTTCAGCAGCAGTGTGGATCTGGTAATTATCGTTAAAAcctattgtaaatattttttaataatatatttacatatttccaGGTCCTCATCAAGAAGCCACATGTCCCGGATCAGCCCATTACCGACTATATCAATCAGTTTATGAACAACATCGAGCCGGAAAATGAGATCGGCGATACGCTAACGTACAGACTACCCGTGATTTATCGACCCAGGCTGCAGAAACTATTGATCCACCTGGAAATCGATCGCAAGATGCTGGGCATCGAGAATGTGAGAGTGGTGAGTGCGGAactctccgacatatatatGAAGCTGGTCACCTCCTTTCgactgcagcagcagatgATACCGGATGTCAGTGAGTTCCTAACTATACGATCTTGGGGTGTACTGTACTTTAGGCATTTAAATTTGGTATACCGTGGTTTGGGtgtaatattattaagaaataatgaaattcaagGGGGGATATcagttgaaaataataaatatatactatCCTACCCACAGCTCAAACTTTCAAGTACCAGGTGGTTTCGCATACCCAACTGACTCGACAACGGATGCGGGCCATGTTTTACAAGAAAATGATCCACACGGCGCCGAATGTCTGGCCGATTATCATGATCTTCACCAGCTTTGTGCTGATCGCCATCATCGCCCGCTTGTCAGTGCTGCTCGATATGCCGCGAGTGCGCCAGAATACGATACACATTGGCTTCATGGAGGCAGCCGATGTGTCCAAGACTATACCGGATTTAAAGAAGTGCGGCTACATCGACATTCGGGCGACGGAGAAAAGCTCCAAGAAATTGCCCATCGCCGTCTCGAGGACCTTCAATGAAAAATCGTTTTCCTGCGAGAAGGGTAGCTATCGGAATGATTTGAAGAAGAAAAGTGAGATGAGGAGCTACGGGGCCGTGGAGGCGGACGGGGAGCAGGAGCTCAACGGCTATATAAGCCAGGATTTCTTTCACTCGGCTCCCATGATGCTCAATCTGCTGCACAATATAATACTAAGgtgataaaaatatattaaatatatattataggaACAAATGCTCTATAAAGTGTAATAGTAAATTTGATAACTGCCGCTGTATCGTTTAATACAgctataaataatttcaagCTGCCGCTGTATCGTTTAATacagctataaatattttcaagctGCCGCTGTATCGTTTAATACAGCTATAAATAATTCGAAGCTGCCGCTGTATCGTTTAATACACTTATAAAATCTATTCATTTATCTTTTATGAATAATTATTCCAATTTGCCGATGTATCGTTTAATAcagctaaaaataatttaagactGCCGCTGTGTCGTTTAATAAAGCTATAAATAATTCCGCTATATCGTTTAATAcacttataataattattccaATCTGCCGATGTATCGTTTAATATAGCTATAAATAATTCGAAGCTGCCGCTGCATCGTTTAATACACTCATAATatctattaatttttcttcCATTTCCAGACTTTCCTATCCGGAGCAACAGAACATTGTGGCCCTGGTGGAGAACCATCCGCTTCCCACCCAGCTGTCGCGAAAGATTAATCTGCTGGACAACAAGATCGCCCACATCCATGCCCCCCTGACTATTGGATGCATCCTGCCGCTGACTGTTTCGGTATTCGTCATCCCTTTGGTGGAGGAGCAGATCTACAACGTTCGATTCCTGCAACATATGGCCGGACTGGGCCTGAAGGTCTTCTGGGGCGTCAATTTGTTCTGGGACTGGTTCACCTTCTTCATCTACTCGGTGATCATTGTGGTGATCATGAGCCTGATGGGCATCGGTGGCTTTGGCTTTACCGAGAACGcgatcctgctgctcctgctgtgCATCTTCGGGCTGGCCGCCCTGCCGCTGACCTATCTGGTGTCCATGTTCGTGAACAAATCCCTGGTGCGGGCCTTTCTCGTCTCCGTCCTGCTGCAGGGAGTTTCGGGCCTGGTGCTCTACATGATCTACTGGGATGTGGCCAACAGCAATACGATCTTCTTCTACGGCGCCTGCATGTCGCCGGGATTCGCCCTGCTGGACGGCGTGAGCAATGTGTACACCCAGTGCCTGGAGCAGGAGATCTGCAGTGCCAAGTGCCAGGCGCACATCAGCTGCACGGAGGACAATATGCACGAGGTGGTGCCCAATTGCAGATGTGAgtactataaatattttaaatgcatatgaatatcattttgatattaagATATGAACTAATATGTTCAAAAGAAAGcaattacatatttataaatattttaaatgcatatgaatttcattttgatattaagaaataccaaaatatagaaatgtatatatttatattcaatCAATCAATATGAAACGTCGattgattttacattatttaagatcaatttaaatttaatatgctGCCTGGTAAATTTAATctggtcgaaaagagtatttcatgtaaaaacgatatgacctgaaatttacatggccatatcgattttacggaaacatgttttttttttgtgtgtagtaaatttcgattttattttaaatactttagaaataatttatcTTCTAAAACCATAGTATTATTTTTGATCCTTTCCAGTTGGCACTCATTTCAAGTGGGCTGCTCCTGGTATTTTACCCGCCATTGTCTTTATGCTTGTGTCCGCTCTAATTTTCCTGATGCTGATTTTCTGGATTGAGCTGCATCGCAGGGAAAAGAAGTTCCACACACCCAGAGAGTGAGTTtggataaaattattattattttatattttattttatgttttacctCAAGTCTCCGTAAAATGAGGACTGCTACTTATCCCTTCGACGATGGCGATGTGGCGGATGTGAAGCTAAAAATCGCAGAGGCGGATAATACGAAGGCCAAGCAATCGGTATTCTTGGTGGATCAGGTGGAGGCCAAGGTTCCAACTGCCGGCAAAAGGATCAACACTGTCTCCTTTGCACTGAACAAGTAAGTAATgtccaacaaaatatttattaaaaacccTAACTCAAACAATAGGCATTAAAGTGTTAATTAAACTATTAACATGACCTATAGTTCCATTTCAAATCGACAGATTGATATGAAATTGGAAATACTTTTGTAaatcattattataaaataatctagGCAGATATTTTCCTCGAAAATCATGTGCAATCTATTAACATGACCTATAGTTCCATTTCAAATCGACAGATTTATGTGAAATCAGAGATACTTTTGTATTtcacttttataaaatattctaggCAGATATTTACCTCGAAATCCAAGTGTAATCTATTAACATGACATATAGTTCCATTTCAAATCGACAGATTGATATGAAATCGGAGATACTTTTGTATTTcactattataaaatattctagaCAGTTATTTCTCTCGAAATTCAAGTTGAATCTATTAACATGACATCTAGTTCCATTTCAAATCGacaaattgatatgaaataggaGATACTTTTGTATTTcactattataaaataatctagGCAGATATTTACCTCGAAAATCAAGTGTAATCTATTAACATGACATATAGTTCCATTTCAAATCGACAGATTGATATGAAATCGGACATACGCTTGTATTAtgctattttaaaagaaatcaaaaaaatatctcCCTATAAAACCAAACTGTATACCTTTTCTGGCATTTAAGGTACATGAGCATGGGCATCTTTGGGCCCCGTAACTCCGGCAAGAGCCACTTGATGCGGCAGCTGGTGGGCGAGGAGGGATTCGCCTTCGGCGAGATCTATGTGCGGGGCCTGGACTTCAAGTACGATCTGGAGAGCATCCACACCTACATGGGCTACAGTCCGCAGCACTGGGGCCTCCTGAACGAGCTGACTCCGCGGGAGCACATCCGGCTGTTGTGCATGATCCGCGGTGTTCCCGAGGCGAAGATCGGCGAGAAGATGCACGACTTGTGCCTGATGCTCAACATGACCGGCTGGATGCATCGCAAATGCAGTTTGCTGACCGCGGAGAAGCGGAGCAAGCTTAAAATCGCTCTGGCACTGGTGGCCTACAATAAGATCCTCGTTTTGGACGAGCCCACGTGCGGCATGCCGGCCACTACGAGGCGAGAGATCTGGAATATCCTCCGTTATATACGATATTGCGGCAAGACCATCATATTCGCCACCAACGATGAGCTCGAGTGCAAGATCCTAGCCGACTTCATTATCCTGTTCCAGGACAGCGAGATGCTGGCGATTGGCAGCCTGCAGTATTTGCGTTACAAGTACAGCCATGGTTTCTATCTGGAGGTTCGTCTGATCCGCGATGGAGCCACCCTCGCCGAGTCGGAGGAGAAGTGGGTCATATATCTTCTTTGTGTTAACTTGAGTTTAAAAATCCCGTTTTTTAGTTTGCGCAAGGATGTGGATAACCTGGCCAAGtttgtcaactttttgcaCAACAGATCTGAATTGGTGTAAGTTAatagctatttttttttgttattttaggGGTTCAACAACCATTTCcttaaaatggttaaaaaaaagttttgtttatttaaattcaatttttataaaaagtttatCAACTTTTTGCATAAAAGATCTGAATTAagttaatagtttttttaatcgtTTAGGAGTTCAACAACcatttccttaaaataataaataaaaaaaaaaatttatattaatttaatttttaaacaagtttGTCACCTTTTTGCATAACAGATCTGCattattgtaaattaatagctttttttttaaatctttttttttcttatttttttgttcaacaaCCATttccttaaataaaaaaaaaatttttttgtatgtatatttaatttaaaaaaaattatatcttttttaGCGCTCGTCTGCACAATTGGTTCAAGTTCTACGTGCCCGTGGGCCAAATAGTTTACTCCTTTCTATATGGAGCCATGGAGAAGAACAAGGTGCGCCTGAACGTGAGCGACTACTGCATTTACCAGGCGGACATGATCAATGTGGTGGCCCAGGTCCAGGAGACGCGGGCCCAGTTGAAGCACCATCTCGTCCAGACGGAGGGTCCCCTGCCCCTGGACACCACGATCACCAAAAAGGGCACACAGCCCAGGGCCAGGGGCAAAAAGTAACGCCCGCTGTATATTTTATACCCATTATACGTTTCTAAACGGTGATGCAAAAATTAGTTTCAGGTTTTTTTGTagctaaaaaactaaaaccaaaaaaaatactattgTATTAGGTGTTGAAAAAAcaaatcttaaaatttaaataaatgcaaatattaCATGAACCCAGATTGAACTATGGCTCGAAGGTCAATGTCTGGCCTCGGCTGTCGTCCAGACTAAGGACCTCGGAATTGTGGGCTTTCCcgcttttaataaattactacTTTACTGGCCTGCACACGTGTTGTTTTGCATAATTAATGTGAATCCCTGGGGAAGTTTTACAGCTCTGGGAAGTTCTCCACTTGTCGgcattcatttttcatttgcgTGCTCAATTAGTAACGccacattttcaatttaagatTGATTTTTAGGCTTCGAAATTTGATTCTTGCAAAGAAACCAGTTTTAAAGTAAGTTAcccagaaataaaattttaaattgagctTTGAATGCTATCGCTCTGCGCGCGCCACCTTAATCGATAGACGATTAATCGCTGCTCATATTTTGGCATTAGAATTATTctcgctctctcgctcgctctcacTATTCGTACCAGCTGACGTAACAGTTatcgctctccctctctgcACCAGTGATGACGACTTTTGGCTACAAAATAGCtattaaaaaaagaggaaggtgtttaatttaatacaaGTGCTAATTGTAAGAataggaataaaaaaagtacatGTTTTCAAGTAATTTAATTGAACTTACCCTCGGtctatttttgcaaatttacaCAATGATTTCCCAAACAgtgataatttaaaattttccaataAGATAAACGGTTTTCCCGCTGACAGCTGACCGGTCACCACTGCTCCGTGCTCTCCTCTCTCCACgctcattgttgttattgtatTGACCGCCTAACAgtttcgtttcatttcattttgtttggcATCTCCGGCGGCGTTAGAAGTACTACActactattattattgttttatcaCAGTGAACAGCTGTTTAAccctgaaaataaaatcacagcaaaagttaatagattgtgcaaaacaaataaaggaaATATAGCGAGTGCGCACTTTGCTTAATGAA
This window contains:
- the LOC108055881 gene encoding phospholipid-transporting ATPase ABCA3, producing the protein MPATKGLLFKRYIRIELNLWRRTLFEIITMVIMVLVILLNPIAHSRRLLYTSTENENQQSIVSHKLQDISILTRMADSKREKTKYSLAYTPKTPFTMDVARSVAKTLELNSTVGYRIESEMQDQFDERTTLAGIVFHGASRGGTPLKLSISIRFPSEFRTIAPFLTEDRLWITRCSGRINPGRDQAKHYKQQDLYIREGFLQLQHQIFMEWYHRLRGDFVTTYPEPNVEVYNILLNAADEPCSVMSIAHMPTFLYNFIYLLPFLNIIRNVAAQVEDGVMVHQWHYGYSFGRQWGFKFMVLFLRMLILGAVFVIMILAFWAFGGRDGEFSGYGAIGLICFIVVYTVEIVITGMVVAKLFANPTNAVLFALLLWLFMYAAFCIILERYWDIHKYYVFFILVAFCNCQMHFSMSLFRNCIDNPDIVQTIDFVVLFTSAISSALIYLLILLAVQWRMPGTFLSRRIVNNRPRKQKDSDASIMYLGRAPSFQNFEFGDVGSEELMRLRHVSTTHRDSERKILKNISMRIYRGEVYVILGHIGSGKLTLLRILAGLKFPLRGSVSILGQPFQPYGETRRMVDFRFDEHGLNKHLTVEQTIDYHVRLKLAPNEADRYEIERRKWLAILDQHVESRRIRIGKLSSGAMKLVALCCCLAGDTRIIILEEPTTQLTGREAQVFWSIVNAEKDNRAFIIATYSVGEAEHAADRIGILSLGVLEASGTPFFLRAKFSSSVDLVLIKKPHVPDQPITDYINQFMNNIEPENEIGDTLTYRLPVIYRPRLQKLLIHLEIDRKMLGIENVRVVSAELSDIYMKLVTSFRLQQQMIPDVTQTFKYQVVSHTQLTRQRMRAMFYKKMIHTAPNVWPIIMIFTSFVLIAIIARLSVLLDMPRVRQNTIHIGFMEAADVSKTIPDLKKCGYIDIRATEKSSKKLPIAVSRTFNEKSFSCEKGSYRNDLKKKSEMRSYGAVEADGEQELNGYISQDFFHSAPMMLNLLHNIILRLSYPEQQNIVALVENHPLPTQLSRKINLLDNKIAHIHAPLTIGCILPLTVSVFVIPLVEEQIYNVRFLQHMAGLGLKVFWGVNLFWDWFTFFIYSVIIVVIMSLMGIGGFGFTENAILLLLLCIFGLAALPLTYLVSMFVNKSLVRAFLVSVLLQGVSGLVLYMIYWDVANSNTIFFYGACMSPGFALLDGVSNVYTQCLEQEICSAKCQAHISCTEDNMHEVVPNCRFGTHFKWAAPGILPAIVFMLVSALIFLMLIFWIELHRREKKFHTPRDLRKMRTATYPFDDGDVADVKLKIAEADNTKAKQSVFLVDQVEAKVPTAGKRINTVSFALNKYMSMGIFGPRNSGKSHLMRQLVGEEGFAFGEIYVRGLDFKYDLESIHTYMGYSPQHWGLLNELTPREHIRLLCMIRGVPEAKIGEKMHDLCLMLNMTGWMHRKCSLLTAEKRSKLKIALALVAYNKILVLDEPTCGMPATTRREIWNILRYIRYCGKTIIFATNDELECKILADFIILFQDSEMLAIGSLQYLRYKYSHGFYLEVRLIRDGATLAESEENLRKDVDNLAKFVNFLHNRSELVARLHNWFKFYVPVGQIVYSFLYGAMEKNKVRLNVSDYCIYQADMINVVAQVQETRAQLKHHLVQTEGPLPLDTTITKKGTQPRARGKK
- the Rpt6 gene encoding 26S proteasome regulatory subunit 8 codes for the protein MTVTNRMEIESAYQKGEGFRSYYIQKIEELQLVVAEKHQNLRRLQAQRNELNAKVRMLREELQLLHEQGSYVGEVVKPMDKKKVLVKVHPEGKFVVDLDKNIDINDVTPNCRVALRNESYTLHKILPNKVDPLVSLMMVEKVPDSTYEMVGGLDKQIKEIKEVIELPVKHPELFDALGIAQPKGVLLYGPPGTGKTLLARAVAHHTECTFIRVSGSELVQKFIGEGSRMVRELFVMAREHAPSIIFMDEIDSIGSSRIESGSGGDSEVQRTMLELLNQLDGFEATKNIKVIMATNRIDILDPALLRPGRIDRKIEFPPPNEEARLDILKIHSRKMNLTRGINLRKIAELMPGASGAEVKGVCTEAGMYALRERRVHVTQEDFEMAVAKVMQKDSEKNMSIKKLWK